In the Parasteatoda tepidariorum isolate YZ-2023 chromosome 3, CAS_Ptep_4.0, whole genome shotgun sequence genome, one interval contains:
- the LOC107437508 gene encoding ras-related protein Rab-1A, which yields MSTMNPEYDYLFKLLLIGDSGVGKSCLLLRFADDTYTESYISTIGVDFKIRTIELEGKTIKLQIWDTAGQERFRTITSSYYRGAHGIIVVYDVTDQESFNNVKQWLQEIDRYASENVNRLLVGNKCDLTPKKVVDYVTAKEFADQLGIPFLETSAKNATNVEQAFLTMAAEIKKRMGPPTSAAGASHASETINPTSPVKQQSGGCC from the exons ATGTCCACAATGAATCCTGAATA tgactatttgtttaaattgcttttaattggGGACTCTGGTGTTGGAAAATCATGTTTGCTACTGAGGTTTGCT gATGACACCTACACAGAAAGCTATATCAGTACTATTGGTGTTGACTTT aaaataagaacCATAGAACTTGAAGGTAAAACTATCAAGTTGCAAATA tggGACACAGCTGGTCAAGAAAGATTTAGAACTATTACTTCAAGTTATTACAGAGGAGCACATGGCATTATAGTTGTATATGATGTAACCGATCAG GAATCCTTCAATAATGTCAAACAGTGGCTTCAAGAAATTGATCGTTATGCTTCAGAGAATGTTAATAGATTGCTTGTTGGAAACAAGTGTGATTTGACACCAAAGAAAGTTGTAGATTATGTTACAGccaaa gaatttgcTGATCAGCTGGGTATACCATTTTTGGAAACCAGTGCAAAGAACGCCACTAATGTTGAGCAAGCTTTCTTGACTATGGCAGCTGAAATTAAGAAGCGAATGGGACCACCAACCTCAGCTGCAGGTGCTTCTCATGCTAGTGAAACGATCAACCCCACTTCTCCTGTTAAACAACAAAGTGGCGGTTGCTGTTAG
- the LOC107437509 gene encoding small ribosomal subunit protein uS10m produces MLRSMLKKSSNFLYNIPSFNKLAISANISNQVQPKLDDLYKSVLVEVRGHDQAVLNSYEWFAKTSANELGLKIAKIWEPPVHKKRRTLLKSVFIYKKHRVQYEMRTYFRLFEFKHLTGSTADTYLEYIQRNLPEGVSMKVIKHRIEKLPDHIANHVTEKKTEDSQSKK; encoded by the exons ATGTTGcgttcaatgttaaaaaaaagttcaaacttTTTGTATAATATACCTTCCTTTAATAAACTAGCAATATcagcaaatatttcaaatcag GTGCAGCCGAAGCTAGATGATCTTTACAAAAGTGTTCTTGTAGAAGTCAGAGGTCATGATCAAGCAGTCTTAAACAGTTATGAGTGGTTTGCTAAAACATCTGCAAATGAACTTGGATTGAAAATTgctaaaat atGGGAACCTCCAGTTCATAAGAAACGCAGGACACTGCTAAAATCagtattcatttataaaaagcaCCGAGTGCAATATGAAATGAGAACTTACTTTCGTTTATTTGAA tttaagcaCTTAACTGGTTCAACTGCTGATACTTACCTGGAATATATTCAACGAAATCTCCCTGAGGGTGTTTCTATGAAAGTTATTAAG CACCGAATAGAAAAGCTTCCTGACCATATTGCAAATCATGTAACTGAAAAGAAAACTGAAGACAGCcagagcaaaaaataa